From the Paenibacillus tianjinensis genome, the window TGCTTGTTCATAACGATTCACTCCTTAAGTTTGGTCAGCCTCCCGCGCGATGTTCGCGCACATGGTACCCGGCTGTCAACGCAAATGCTTAAGCCAACGAATTCATGAAGCAATGAAACAGGCAAAACCAGATTTGCACACCTCCCTCTTTTCGGAGTGGGGTTTTTCTTAACCGGAATGAAAGTTAAAGCGTTTAAACTTTAACAGCAAAAAATAATATTGACGACATGCTAAATATAATCTTCCATTTTATTCCTGTCAATATATAAAACATCCAAAGTATTGCATAAAGAAGCTGCCCTTCACCGCATGTCTTAATTGCGGAAGGACAGCCTCTTACATAGTCTCTGAACAACAAATCTTCTACTCTATATCCTGCTGCATATGCTCTGTGATCAGTTCCTGCTTGCGCGTCCATACCTTTTCACTGAGATTCACACGATACACCTCAGGGTTCAGCTTGCGCAGATACTCCGGCCAGAATAAATCGAGCTGTTCCTGATGATAACTGCGGATTTCATCCAGTGCAGGCAGTTTGTACACCTGGAACCCGTTCACAAATATCGGCTCCAGCATCGGCAGTGCCTGATACTTGTCGACATTCTTGCGCAGATACGGATGCAGCGGATTGAACAGCTTAATCCGGGCACCATTGCGCGGAGCCGCCTCTTCCGGGAAGCTGATATAATCAGCCATCGCCTTTCCGTTGGTTCCAACAATGCGGAACACATCCTTTTTGCCGGGGGTCGAGACCTTCTCAGGGTTGGAGGAAATTTTGATCGTCGGAATCATTTCACCTGTAGGGGACTCAATTTCAACCAGCTTGTACACGCCGCCAAGGGAAGGCTGGTCGGAAGCGGTAATTAGCTGTGTGCCCACCCCCCAGGTATCAATGGCTGCACCCTGCAGCTTGAGGTCCATAATTGTATTCTCATCCAGATCATTGGAGGCGACAATCTTAACATAGTCCAGGCCGGCCTCATCCAGCATCTTGCGAGCCTGGATAGACAGATAGGCCAAGTCTCCGCTGTCGAGGCGGATACCGTTCATCCGCTTACCCTGTGCTTCCAGCTTCTTGGCAGTGTTGATGGCATGCGGCACACCGCTGCGCAATGTATCGAAGGTGTCCACCAGCAGGGTAACTCCGTCCGGCATTACTTTGGCATAGGCATCAAAGGCTTCCTGCTCACTTGCAAAGCTCTGTACCCAGGAGTGTGCATGCGTACCTTTGGTCGGAATGCCGAACATTCTGCCTGCCAGCATATTAGAGGTAGCATGAAAGCCGCCGATATAAGCCGCTCTTGCGCCCCATACCGCCGCATCCGCCTCCTGCGCTCTGCGGGTTCCGAATTCCAGCAGGATATCCCCGGGGGCCACCTGCTTGATCCGTGAGGCCTTGGTAGCAATCAGTGTCTGATAATTCATGAAATTCAGAATCGCCGTTTCGACAAGCTGCGCCTCCATGATTGTGCCCTCAACACGTACGAGCGGCTCATCCGGAAAGACCAGCGCCCCTTCCTTCATGGAGTGGATCGTCCCCTGAAAATGAAACTGCAGCAGCTCCTCCAGAAACGCGGGCGCATAATTCTCTTCCTGCTCTGACAAATAGCGGACATCATCTTCAGTAAAGCGCAGGTCACTGATGTACTGGGCAATGCGCTCCAGACCCGCAAATACGGCAAAGCCGTTTCCGAACGGCAGCTTGCGGAAGTAGGCTTCAAACACCGCTTTGCGTTTATGGGTTCCGTTCATCCAGTGTGCGTACATCATATTGATCTGATATTTATCTGTATGTAGAGCAAGCTCTCTCCTCAAATCCTCATCTCCTAAATTCTCTCTAGTGTGCGGTAACAACCTTCGCTCCAAGACTGCCCTGGAAATGCCCCAATGCCCACTGGTGCCCGTCCGGATTAAAACTGGCCACAGCATCTTCGTGAATGATGAGATCAAACCCTTTGTTGTATGCATCCACTGCTGTATGCAGCACACAGATATCGGTGCAGACGCCGATCAGATGCAGCTCCGTAATGCCGCGTTCGCGCAGCTTCAGCTCCAGATCGGTCCCGCTAAAGGCGCTGTAGCGCGTTTTGTCCATCCAATAGATCGAAGAGCGGTTGGCCTCATATACGTCTTTCAAAGTGCCGTACAATTCCCTGCCGCGGCTGCCCCGCAGATTATGCGGCGGAAACAGCTTGCTCTCCGGATGATACGGATCCTCTTCTTCATGGAGATCTACAGCCATTACCACGTAATCGCCGTTCTCTGCAAATTGCCTGGTCAATTCGCTGACTCTTGGTGCAATTTCAATCCCCGACTGCCCGACAGGCAGACTGCCGTCAATAAAATCATTGGTGAAATCTATCACGATCAATGCCTTCATTATATTGGCCTCCTTAAGGCTGGGTTAAAAGGTTATCCGGCTACCAGACATCTTCCTACGTATAAATGGACAATAACGGCTCATGGTCTGTGAACATATACAGCTGTGCAGGGCGCTGGGAGTACTGGTTGGAGCTGACCGGATTGCCGGCTTCATCCCGTACTTCCTTTAATATACCCTGACGGCTGCGTGTTGAAGTAATTTTGCGGATAAAGTTCGGCTCTTTGAATTCCGGCACTACCGTCTGAATTACCTGATACAGCTCGCTTAATGTGAAATGCCGGGGCAGAAACTGCCGGGCAATCGTGGTCTGCAGCATCTGCTGCTGAATCCGCAGGTAGGCATCAGTGATGATGTCATGATGGTCAAAAGCCAGCTCCAGCTCCTCCAGAGCTTCCTGAAGTGTAAACAGCCCGACCTCGCCCGCGTCATCAGAGGCTTGTCTCTGCTCCAGCATCCATTCCTCCACCAGCGCAAAAAAAGCATGGCTGATAATCCACCCGCGCGGATCACGGCCAGGCGTACTGTATACACCAAGGTATTCCAAGTGCCCGCCGTCGACACCGGTTTCTTCTTTCAGCTCACGTGTTGCTGCATCATATATAGATTCATCCTCCTGGCAGAAACCGCCCGGTAAGGCCCACATCCCGGCACATGGCCATTTCTTCCGTCGGATCAGCATTACCTTTAGTTCGCGCAGGGGAAGTGTCTTGGTGACTGTCTTCCGTTCCCGCTTGGTCAAAGTGAACATCACAATGTCGGCCGGAACTCCGTCCGGGGTGCGGTACTTTTTGGCGTTATAGTTTTGTTCCACGTTCTCGCTCACTTTAGATCATCCTTTGCCGCAGCTTTTGTTTGCTGTTCGTATCTTTTAATGTACCAAACCTGAACTTCTAAAATCAACAAATCTGCCGCATTTATATTTGAATAAAGGGACGGATATGTATCCGCCCCTCCGAAAATGGTTTAATCTCCGCATGTGGACGGCGGCGCTTCTGTTCCGGCTTCCACATTGATTTTCTCTGACACGGTGTCCCGGATTACGGAAATAACGAGCTGCAGCAGGTAATTAATATCGCTCTGGCTCTGCTGGAATTCATTCACGACCGGAATCCCATCGATTTCATCCTGCAGGACTTCGATTTCCTGTTCAATCTTCGCTACCATATCCTTATTGCCGAAGCTCTCAAAGGCGACAATCTCCTTCTGCTTCTTCTTGATCACAGCAATCAGCCCCTGCACACGCTCGTGATTCTGGATTTTGAGCTCGGCCTGCTGAAAATGCTTCACTTCTTCACTGGTCGAAATCAATGAAGCGAGTTCCTTCGCTTTGCCCATAATATCTTCACGCACAATCAGATCACGGGTGTTGAAGCTCTGCATGCCATATTTATTCACACTCGGGTTTTCCTGGCTCACTAACATCGCCTCATTTCGCTATAATTTAGAGAACCGCTGCGGCGGCTTCCGCCACATAGTCCCCTTTAATGTACCAAGTTTTGGTATCTGTAATTCTGACCTGTACAAAGCTGCCGATCAGCTCCCGCGGACCTTCAAAATGAACCAGCTTGTTGGTTCTGGAGCGGCCGGAGAGCACGTGTGCGTTATTCTTGCTCTCTCCTTCCACCAGCACCTCTACCAGCTCACCCAGCATCCTGTCGTTACTGACCCGGCTC encodes:
- a CDS encoding nicotinate phosphoribosyltransferase, which gives rise to MRRELALHTDKYQINMMYAHWMNGTHKRKAVFEAYFRKLPFGNGFAVFAGLERIAQYISDLRFTEDDVRYLSEQEENYAPAFLEELLQFHFQGTIHSMKEGALVFPDEPLVRVEGTIMEAQLVETAILNFMNYQTLIATKASRIKQVAPGDILLEFGTRRAQEADAAVWGARAAYIGGFHATSNMLAGRMFGIPTKGTHAHSWVQSFASEQEAFDAYAKVMPDGVTLLVDTFDTLRSGVPHAINTAKKLEAQGKRMNGIRLDSGDLAYLSIQARKMLDEAGLDYVKIVASNDLDENTIMDLKLQGAAIDTWGVGTQLITASDQPSLGGVYKLVEIESPTGEMIPTIKISSNPEKVSTPGKKDVFRIVGTNGKAMADYISFPEEAAPRNGARIKLFNPLHPYLRKNVDKYQALPMLEPIFVNGFQVYKLPALDEIRSYHQEQLDLFWPEYLRKLNPEVYRVNLSEKVWTRKQELITEHMQQDIE
- a CDS encoding cysteine hydrolase family protein, giving the protein MKALIVIDFTNDFIDGSLPVGQSGIEIAPRVSELTRQFAENGDYVVMAVDLHEEEDPYHPESKLFPPHNLRGSRGRELYGTLKDVYEANRSSIYWMDKTRYSAFSGTDLELKLRERGITELHLIGVCTDICVLHTAVDAYNKGFDLIIHEDAVASFNPDGHQWALGHFQGSLGAKVVTAH
- a CDS encoding NUDIX domain-containing protein; protein product: MSENVEQNYNAKKYRTPDGVPADIVMFTLTKRERKTVTKTLPLRELKVMLIRRKKWPCAGMWALPGGFCQEDESIYDAATRELKEETGVDGGHLEYLGVYSTPGRDPRGWIISHAFFALVEEWMLEQRQASDDAGEVGLFTLQEALEELELAFDHHDIITDAYLRIQQQMLQTTIARQFLPRHFTLSELYQVIQTVVPEFKEPNFIRKITSTRSRQGILKEVRDEAGNPVSSNQYSQRPAQLYMFTDHEPLLSIYT
- a CDS encoding RicAFT regulatory complex protein RicA family protein, which translates into the protein MQSFNTRDLIVREDIMGKAKELASLISTSEEVKHFQQAELKIQNHERVQGLIAVIKKKQKEIVAFESFGNKDMVAKIEQEIEVLQDEIDGIPVVNEFQQSQSDINYLLQLVISVIRDTVSEKINVEAGTEAPPSTCGD